One region of Miscanthus floridulus cultivar M001 chromosome 19, ASM1932011v1, whole genome shotgun sequence genomic DNA includes:
- the LOC136527238 gene encoding uncharacterized protein has protein sequence MVKKPNGVAKATATSADAAARPSKANPSTPGSVKASKFKKLKMVKANREKPAVAAAAVDEVAPLGAGTGDGNASASAVLPQPSNVAEASPVVQKQPSNVAAEASPVVQTQPSNVAAPVVQTPKSATFAEASAVAQTQKPATDAEGSVPAPMPATAEASASSPKPKPKPKPKPAHANADAAVAISASKGEGEGAGNSGGDGRMKSRRRRSRSGKGKEVVEDGGSKGKEKGKKSVGKKEERGDRKVAGFIFMCNAKTKKECYQNRLFGMPSGKIEMVKKIRPGVKLFLYDFDLKLLYGVYKAASHGGLNLVHDAFNGKFPAQVKFKIDKDCRPLPESSLKQAIKENYSARSKFDPELTARQVQRLLLLFKPVSAPQSVPNNHLEERRHYEERRKPYHHFEERLPIEEVRQQRFDEERLPAVRHVPLEGPYRAPRFAPVQGDHHRYYQPPALAPEPRHIPLVLEPRYVPLALDHHLGHTVPELRHVPAAYYRTLAPSGDSYYRSVENLVPERYADRTVADVTTRDPIIRDHTALPGEASARADRLDDLYRTRGAHVEELYRPGEIAAHADRVGITTRADRVEELYRSDRLVNRAVDPPHSAYRTAGYETNPAYAETSIRPVSARVSGPGAPVSSHYSFTGGPVYL, from the exons ATGGTGAAGAAGCCCAACGGCGTTGCCAAGGCCACGGCGACCTCTGCCGACGCGGCAGCCCGGCCATCCAAGGCGAATCCGTCCACCCCTGGGTCGGTCAAGGCCTCGAAGTTTAAGAAGCTGAAGATGGTCAAGGCCAACCGCGAGAAGCCAGCGGTCGCTGCCGCAGCTGTTGACGAGGTCGCCCCCTTAGGCGCAGGCACTGGTGATGGCAATGCATCTGCATCGGCGGTTTTACCGCAGCCATCCAATGTTGCTGAGGCGTCACCTGTGGTGCAAAAGCAGCCATCCAATGTTGCTGCTGAGGCATCACCTGTGGTGCAAACACAGCCATCCAATGTTGCTGCACCTGTGGTGCAAACGCCAAAGTCAGCCACTTTTGCTGAGGCATCAGCTGTGGCACAGACGCAGAAGCCAGCCACTGATGCTGAAGGTTCAGTGCCTGCACCAATGCCAGCCACTGCTGAAGCATCAGCTTCGTcaccaaagccaaagccaaagccaaagccaaaaccaGCTCATGCTAATGCTGATGCTGCAGTGGCAATTTCTGCCAgcaagggcgagggcgagggtgcTGGTAATAGCGGGGGTGATGGCAGGATGAAGAGCAGAAGAAGGAGGTCTAGGAGTGGCAAGGGGAAGGAGGTTGTGGAGGATGGAGGAAGTAAGGGAAAGGAGAAGGGGAAGAAGTCTGTGGGCAagaaggaagaaaggggtgacCGTAAGGTTGCAGGGTTTATATTCATGTGCAATGCAAAGACTAAGAAGGAGTGCTACCAGAACCGCTTGTTCGGGATGCCCAGTGGGAAGATTGAAATGGTCAAGAAGATAAGGCCAGGGGTGAAGCTGTTCCTGTATGATTTTGACTTGAAGCTTCTGTATGGTGTGTACAAGGCAGCATCACACGGTGGGCTGAACCTTGTCCACGATGCATTTAATGGCAAGTTCCCTGCACAG GTTAAGTTTAAGATTGATAAAGATTGCCGTCCTCTCCCTGAGAGTAGTCTCAAGCAAGCTATCAAGGAAAATTATAGTGCAAGGAGCAAATTTGACCCAGAGCTCACCGCAAGACAA GTCCAAAGGTTACTTTTGCTGTTTAAGCCTGTTAGTGCACCACAATCTGTTCCAAATAATCACCTTGAAGAAAGGCGTCACTATGAAGAACGAAGGAAGCCATATCATCATTTTGAAGAAAGGTTGCCTATTGAAGAAGTGCGTCAGCAACGGTTTGATGAGGAAAGGCTCCCTGCAGTTAGACATGTTCCTCTTGAGGGTCCATATAGGGCACCACGCTTTGCTCCAGTTCAGGGTGATCACCACAGATATTATCAACCACCAGCACTTGCGCCTGAGCCTCGGCACATTCCTCTTGTTCTAGAGCCTCGCTATGTTCCGCTGGCCCTAGATCATCACCTTGGGCATACTGTGCCAGAGCTTCGACATGTCCCCGCTGCATATTATCGCACTTTGGCTCCATCTGGTGATTCATACTATCGGTCTGTTGAGAATCTGGTGCCTGAGCG ATATGCAGACAGAACTGTGGCTGATGTAACCACTAGAGATCCAATCATTAGGGATCACACAGCACTGCCAGGGGAGGCATCTGCTCGAGCAGACCGCTTGGATGATCTCTACCGGACTCGTGGTGCTCATGTGGAGGAGCTGTACCGTCCAGGGGAAATTGCTGCTCATGCTGATCGTGTGGGGATCACCACTAGAGCTGATCGTGTGGAGGAACTCTACCGTTCTGATCGACTTGTTAACCGTGCTGTGGACCCTCCTCATTCAGCCTACCGTACAGCTGGTTATGAGACTAACCCTGCTTATGCTGAAACGAGCATCAGGCCTGTCTCTGCAAGGGTTAGTGGACCTGGTGCGCCGGTTTCGTCACACTATTCCTTCACTGGTGGTCCAGTATATCTGTAA